In one Cervus elaphus chromosome 9, mCerEla1.1, whole genome shotgun sequence genomic region, the following are encoded:
- the RNF44 gene encoding RING finger protein 44 isoform X2: MVRDPRFLKSQRSGPDAAVWPLVPDVPLSTAQRSEKGGRVPWPSPSSPLPPLMQPWALAVTRWAPSAPGGQRRFPAGPSSSPGQFWGSPSREGPLASPPAQDERFPSQQLPPRPAHLPVEERRASAPAGGSPRMLHPASQQSPFMVDLHEQVHQGPVPLSYTVTTVTTQGFPLPTGQHIPGCSTQQLPACSVMFSGQHYPLCCLPPPLIQACTMQQLPVPYQAYPHLISSDHYILHPPPPAPHPQPAHMAPLGQFVSLQTQHPRMPLQRLDNDVDLRGDQHPLGSFTYSTSAPGPPLSVPMHYLPHDTLHQELSFGVPYSHVMPRRLSTQRYRLQQPLPPPPPPPPPPPYYPSFLPYFLSMLPMSPTAMGPTISLDLDVDDVEMENYEALLNLAERLGDAKPRGLTKADIEQLPSYRFHPDSHQSEQTLCVVCFSDFEARQLLRVLPCNHEFHTKCVDKWLKANRTCPICRADASEVPREAE; the protein is encoded by the exons ATGGTCCGGGATCCTCGGTTCTTAAAGTCACAGCGCTCTGGCCCCGACGCCGCAGTCTGGCCTCTCGTCCCCGATGTTCCTCTGAGCACAGCACAAAGGAGTGAGAAGGGG GGTCGTGTGCCCTGGCCCAGCCCCTCCAGCCCTCTGCCACCCCTGATGCAACCATGGGCTCTGGCAGTGACTAGGTGGGCACCCTCTGCCCCTGGGGGTCAACGGCGATTCCCTGCAGGACCCAGCAGCAGCCCGGGCCAGTTCTGGGGAAG CCCCAGCCGCGAGGGCCCCCTGGCCAGCCCGCCTGCCCAGGATGAGCGCTTCCCCTCCCAGCAGCTGCCGCCCCGACCAGCACACCTCCCTGTAGAGGAGCGCCGAGCCTCGGCTCCTGCCGGCGGGAGCCCCCGAATGCTGCACCCAGCCTCCCAGCAGAGCCCGTTCATGGTTGATCTCCACGAGCAG GTGCACCAGGGACCTGTCCCTCTGTCCTACACAGTCACCACGGTGACCACCCAAGGCTTCCCCTTGCCTACAGGCCAGCACATCCCTGGCTGCAGCACTCAGCAGCTCCCAGCATGCTCCGTGATGTTCAGCGGGCAGCACTACCCGCTCTGCTGCCTCCCGCCCCCG CTGATCCAGGCGTGCACCATGCAGCAGCTCCCGGTGCCCTACCAGGCCTACCCCCACCTCATCTCCAGTGACCACTACATCCTGCACCCCCCGCCGCCGGCCCCGCACCCCCAGCCCGCTCACATGGCGCCTCTTGGGCAGTTTGTGTCCCTGCAGACACAGCACCCACGCATG CCCCTGCAGCGCCTCGACAATGACGTGGATCTCCGGGGGGATCAGCACCCCCTGGGGAGCTTCACCTACTCCACCTCGGCCCCCGGCCCTCCCCTGTCCGTGCCCATGCACTACCTGCCCCACGACACCCTGCACCAGGAGCTGTCCTTCGGTGTG CCATATTCCCACGTGATGCCTCGGAGACTGAGCACCCAGAGATACCGCCTGCAACAGCCgctccccccgccgcccccgccaccTCCCCCACCACCGTACTACCCCAGCTTCCTGCCCTACTTCCT CTCGATGCTGCCGATGTCACCAACAGCAATGGGGCCCACCATCAGCCTGGATCTTGATGTGGATGACGTGGAGATGGAGAACTATGAG GCTCTCCTGAATCTGGCCGAGCGGCTGGGAGATGCCAAACCCCGTGGCCTCACCAAAGCGGACATCGAGCAGCTTCCATCATACCGCTTTCACCCGGACAGTCACCAGTCGGAGCAGACGCT GTGTGTCGTCTGCTTCAGTGATTTCGAGGCGCGGCAGCTGCTCCGGGTCCTCCCCTGCAACCATGAGTTCCACACCAAGTGTGTCGACAAGTGGTTGAAG GCCAACCGGACGTGTCCCATTTGCCGGGCCGACGCTTCCGAGGTGCCCAGGGAGGCTGAGTGA
- the RNF44 gene encoding RING finger protein 44 isoform X3, with amino-acid sequence MQPWALAVTRWAPSAPGGQRRFPAGPSSSPGQFWGSPSREGPLASPPAQDERFPSQQLPPRPAHLPVEERRASAPAGGSPRMLHPASQQSPFMVDLHEQVHQGPVPLSYTVTTVTTQGFPLPTGQHIPGCSTQQLPACSVMFSGQHYPLCCLPPPQLIQACTMQQLPVPYQAYPHLISSDHYILHPPPPAPHPQPAHMAPLGQFVSLQTQHPRMPLQRLDNDVDLRGDQHPLGSFTYSTSAPGPPLSVPMHYLPHDTLHQELSFGVPYSHVMPRRLSTQRYRLQQPLPPPPPPPPPPPYYPSFLPYFLSMLPMSPTAMGPTISLDLDVDDVEMENYEALLNLAERLGDAKPRGLTKADIEQLPSYRFHPDSHQSEQTLCVVCFSDFEARQLLRVLPCNHEFHTKCVDKWLKANRTCPICRADASEVPREAE; translated from the exons ATGCAACCATGGGCTCTGGCAGTGACTAGGTGGGCACCCTCTGCCCCTGGGGGTCAACGGCGATTCCCTGCAGGACCCAGCAGCAGCCCGGGCCAGTTCTGGGGAAG CCCCAGCCGCGAGGGCCCCCTGGCCAGCCCGCCTGCCCAGGATGAGCGCTTCCCCTCCCAGCAGCTGCCGCCCCGACCAGCACACCTCCCTGTAGAGGAGCGCCGAGCCTCGGCTCCTGCCGGCGGGAGCCCCCGAATGCTGCACCCAGCCTCCCAGCAGAGCCCGTTCATGGTTGATCTCCACGAGCAG GTGCACCAGGGACCTGTCCCTCTGTCCTACACAGTCACCACGGTGACCACCCAAGGCTTCCCCTTGCCTACAGGCCAGCACATCCCTGGCTGCAGCACTCAGCAGCTCCCAGCATGCTCCGTGATGTTCAGCGGGCAGCACTACCCGCTCTGCTGCCTCCCGCCCCCG CAGCTGATCCAGGCGTGCACCATGCAGCAGCTCCCGGTGCCCTACCAGGCCTACCCCCACCTCATCTCCAGTGACCACTACATCCTGCACCCCCCGCCGCCGGCCCCGCACCCCCAGCCCGCTCACATGGCGCCTCTTGGGCAGTTTGTGTCCCTGCAGACACAGCACCCACGCATG CCCCTGCAGCGCCTCGACAATGACGTGGATCTCCGGGGGGATCAGCACCCCCTGGGGAGCTTCACCTACTCCACCTCGGCCCCCGGCCCTCCCCTGTCCGTGCCCATGCACTACCTGCCCCACGACACCCTGCACCAGGAGCTGTCCTTCGGTGTG CCATATTCCCACGTGATGCCTCGGAGACTGAGCACCCAGAGATACCGCCTGCAACAGCCgctccccccgccgcccccgccaccTCCCCCACCACCGTACTACCCCAGCTTCCTGCCCTACTTCCT CTCGATGCTGCCGATGTCACCAACAGCAATGGGGCCCACCATCAGCCTGGATCTTGATGTGGATGACGTGGAGATGGAGAACTATGAG GCTCTCCTGAATCTGGCCGAGCGGCTGGGAGATGCCAAACCCCGTGGCCTCACCAAAGCGGACATCGAGCAGCTTCCATCATACCGCTTTCACCCGGACAGTCACCAGTCGGAGCAGACGCT GTGTGTCGTCTGCTTCAGTGATTTCGAGGCGCGGCAGCTGCTCCGGGTCCTCCCCTGCAACCATGAGTTCCACACCAAGTGTGTCGACAAGTGGTTGAAG GCCAACCGGACGTGTCCCATTTGCCGGGCCGACGCTTCCGAGGTGCCCAGGGAGGCTGAGTGA
- the RNF44 gene encoding RING finger protein 44 isoform X1 — protein sequence MVRDPRFLKSQRSGPDAAVWPLVPDVPLSTAQRSEKGGRVPWPSPSSPLPPLMQPWALAVTRWAPSAPGGQRRFPAGPSSSPGQFWGSPSREGPLASPPAQDERFPSQQLPPRPAHLPVEERRASAPAGGSPRMLHPASQQSPFMVDLHEQVHQGPVPLSYTVTTVTTQGFPLPTGQHIPGCSTQQLPACSVMFSGQHYPLCCLPPPQLIQACTMQQLPVPYQAYPHLISSDHYILHPPPPAPHPQPAHMAPLGQFVSLQTQHPRMPLQRLDNDVDLRGDQHPLGSFTYSTSAPGPPLSVPMHYLPHDTLHQELSFGVPYSHVMPRRLSTQRYRLQQPLPPPPPPPPPPPYYPSFLPYFLSMLPMSPTAMGPTISLDLDVDDVEMENYEALLNLAERLGDAKPRGLTKADIEQLPSYRFHPDSHQSEQTLCVVCFSDFEARQLLRVLPCNHEFHTKCVDKWLKANRTCPICRADASEVPREAE from the exons ATGGTCCGGGATCCTCGGTTCTTAAAGTCACAGCGCTCTGGCCCCGACGCCGCAGTCTGGCCTCTCGTCCCCGATGTTCCTCTGAGCACAGCACAAAGGAGTGAGAAGGGG GGTCGTGTGCCCTGGCCCAGCCCCTCCAGCCCTCTGCCACCCCTGATGCAACCATGGGCTCTGGCAGTGACTAGGTGGGCACCCTCTGCCCCTGGGGGTCAACGGCGATTCCCTGCAGGACCCAGCAGCAGCCCGGGCCAGTTCTGGGGAAG CCCCAGCCGCGAGGGCCCCCTGGCCAGCCCGCCTGCCCAGGATGAGCGCTTCCCCTCCCAGCAGCTGCCGCCCCGACCAGCACACCTCCCTGTAGAGGAGCGCCGAGCCTCGGCTCCTGCCGGCGGGAGCCCCCGAATGCTGCACCCAGCCTCCCAGCAGAGCCCGTTCATGGTTGATCTCCACGAGCAG GTGCACCAGGGACCTGTCCCTCTGTCCTACACAGTCACCACGGTGACCACCCAAGGCTTCCCCTTGCCTACAGGCCAGCACATCCCTGGCTGCAGCACTCAGCAGCTCCCAGCATGCTCCGTGATGTTCAGCGGGCAGCACTACCCGCTCTGCTGCCTCCCGCCCCCG CAGCTGATCCAGGCGTGCACCATGCAGCAGCTCCCGGTGCCCTACCAGGCCTACCCCCACCTCATCTCCAGTGACCACTACATCCTGCACCCCCCGCCGCCGGCCCCGCACCCCCAGCCCGCTCACATGGCGCCTCTTGGGCAGTTTGTGTCCCTGCAGACACAGCACCCACGCATG CCCCTGCAGCGCCTCGACAATGACGTGGATCTCCGGGGGGATCAGCACCCCCTGGGGAGCTTCACCTACTCCACCTCGGCCCCCGGCCCTCCCCTGTCCGTGCCCATGCACTACCTGCCCCACGACACCCTGCACCAGGAGCTGTCCTTCGGTGTG CCATATTCCCACGTGATGCCTCGGAGACTGAGCACCCAGAGATACCGCCTGCAACAGCCgctccccccgccgcccccgccaccTCCCCCACCACCGTACTACCCCAGCTTCCTGCCCTACTTCCT CTCGATGCTGCCGATGTCACCAACAGCAATGGGGCCCACCATCAGCCTGGATCTTGATGTGGATGACGTGGAGATGGAGAACTATGAG GCTCTCCTGAATCTGGCCGAGCGGCTGGGAGATGCCAAACCCCGTGGCCTCACCAAAGCGGACATCGAGCAGCTTCCATCATACCGCTTTCACCCGGACAGTCACCAGTCGGAGCAGACGCT GTGTGTCGTCTGCTTCAGTGATTTCGAGGCGCGGCAGCTGCTCCGGGTCCTCCCCTGCAACCATGAGTTCCACACCAAGTGTGTCGACAAGTGGTTGAAG GCCAACCGGACGTGTCCCATTTGCCGGGCCGACGCTTCCGAGGTGCCCAGGGAGGCTGAGTGA